AAtacgaaaaataaaacaaataaaaatgtaaCTATGTAcaatttcaatatcaaaaatttttttgtactacaagatattttaaataaaaaatacaatcaaatttaacattaatttacatatattttaattaatttctaaataatataatacttattaaaatataatatatactatCATTAGTTTACCATTTTGCGTATTACACGGGCCTCACTCTAGTTAGTTAAAAATAGTGAATACGCTTTCTTGAGAATTTGCTATTAAAAAAGTCAATCAATTGCTTCTCTCACGTTTGAAAATTCACTGAATTTAAATGGCCTAGGGATGGAATAGGGCAGGGTGGGGAGGGGGATACATTCCCGCTCTCTGTTTTTCTCCCTAGATTTGCTCTCTGTCTCCGCTCTAACCCCCATCGTGGGGAATATTGTCCCCCATCCTCATTTCCTGCGGATCCCCATTCCTCATCTTCCTATATTAATCATTTATATGAAATTtctaatgaaaaattaaaaaaaataaaaaaatattattacaacaTACAAGGACACAGTCACGCAGCGGTAAAAAGAGGAAATGACGCCGCAATCAAAGACAATGACGCGGCGATGGGTGATGACACGATGAACACTGAGCAGAAGTGGCGAGGAGTATGGTTGTGACTCTATGGGAGATTGAGATTTATGAGTTCTGACTTTTGGGGTGACTAGGACGGTACAATGTTAGTGTTATAGAGAGAAAGGAAGACACTTTTGAGAATTTTCGCACTTTGGAGAGTTTTGCCGTGCAAGATgctatattaattttaatggaGCAGGTCCCATTTGAGGCGGTCTCTGCAAAAATTCTCATATTTCGAAGAGTTTTGCCATCCTAAATGCTCTAAATGCTATATTAACTCTAATGGAGCCTTCTGATTCTTGAATCTTGAGCATTCTGTATAATTGTTTATAGGAATAATTTAAGGTATACTCAACTAACTCAAGTCGGTAAAAATCACTATTTGCATGCTATATTGACTTTGAACTTTTCTTTATTACcgttattattatcattttagACATGAAAGATTTCCAGTCCCCAATATAAAAaaagacaacaacaacaacaacaacaaagtcttgtcccactaagtggggttggctacatgaatcaaacgacgccattgtgctctgtcatgtatcatgtctacagagagactgtttacatgtagatctcatttgaccacctcatggatggtcttcttaggtcttcctctgtattttgccctttgtccatcttccatctcatccaccctcctgactggatgttctatcggtcttcttctcacatgtccaaaccacctgagatgcgattcaaccatcttttctacaatgggtgctactccaactctctcccttatatcttcattccttattttatccaatcgcatatgaccactcatccatctcaacatcttcatctctgccacactcagcttatgttcgtgctcccctttagccgcccaacactccgtaccatacagcatagccgatcttatagcggtgcgatagaatttatctttaagttttagaggcacttttttgtcgcatataaaaccagatgcactccaccattttgaccaacctgcttggatcctatgatttacatcctgttcaatctctccgttatcctgtatgatgcacccaagatacttaaaacttttaacttttcgtaggatgttttctccaatcttcacctctatattggggttttcccttctcagactgaacttacgTTCTATATATTCTGTCTTGCTACGgtttatgcgcagaccataaacttctaaagcttctctccataactccaacttcttatttaggtcttcccttgactctcccataaggacgatatcatcggcaaaaagcatgcaccatggcacaggctcttggatgtgctctgtgagtacttccaagactaatgtgaaaaagGTATGGACTTATGGATGATCGCTGGTgcaatcctataccaatagggaattcctctgtcacaccaccttgagtcttcacactagttgtggcccatcatacatgtctttaattgcccgaatatatgcgatcattactcttctcttttctaaaaccttccataagacctcccttggtaccctatcatacgctttttccaaattaataaacaccatatgtagatcccttttattacttcgatacctctccatcatccttcttaataggtatatcgcttcagtggtagatctgcttggcataaatccaaattggttctctgttacttgtgtctcttttctcaacctccgttctatcaccctttcccataacttcatagtatgactcataagcttaatccctctatagtttccgcaactttgtaatcccccttattcttgtaaataggtaccaaggtgctctttctccactcatcaggcatcttctttgaccttaaaatctcattaaaaagcttggttaaccagttgatgcctttttctccaagacccttccaaacctcaatcgggatattatcaggtcctactgccctgccatttttcatctgctttagagtcttttttacctcgaagtctcgaatccttcgatagtaatcaaagttttgatcttcttcccttgtgcataattGACCAAGGCTTGGACAagtcttctgtccctcattaaataactcgtagaagtagctcttccacctttcattaatcttctcctcttgagccaacacatctccatccttatcctttatgcacttaacctgatccaaatctctcgttcttcttttccGGCTCTTTgtaattctatatatacctttttctccttctttcgtgcccaaagactggtagagaccctcatatgctcttgttcttgcttcacttacagccacttttgtctctttcttagccgccttaatttttttccagttatctgcattgcggcataaagaccactctttaaagcattccctttttatctttatcttttcttgtatactcgcatgccaccaccaggactccttgtctcttggtcctattcctttagattcaccaaaactttcttttgctgttcttctaataacttctgccatctccctccacatctcttccgcgcttccattcccatcccactttgcctcttctcctacctgtcttaggaagcttctttgttcctcacctttcatccgccaccacctcctccttgggttcttcgtatgatgtcttttcctcaacttttgctcaacCCGAAAATCCATGAGGAGCACCCTATGTTGcgttgtcaaactctctcccgggataattttacagttaatgcaaaatttctggtcgactctcctcaacaagaagaagtcgatttgagagcttgtcatgccactcttataggttataagatgttcgtctctctttttaaaacatgtatttgcgatgagaagatcaaatgttgaggaaaagtccaaaatagttttaccctcggcattgatcaccccgaaaccatggcctccgtgaNNNNNNNNNNNNNNNNNNNNNNNNNNNNNNNNNNNNNNNNNNNNNNNNNNNNNNNNNNNNNNNNNNNNNNNNNNNNNNNNNNNNNNNNNNNNNNNNNNNNNNNNNNNNNNNNNNNNNNNNNNNNNNNNNNctctctagatcctcccaaaaccttatcttgtgttgttcgtccaAACCCACTTGtggtgcataggcgctaatcacatggaaagcacctccctccaccacaagtttgatagagatgatccgatctcccaccatcttgacatccactacgtccttcttccactgcttatccacaattattccaaccccattcctattcttcacctttcctgtataccaaagtttgaaaccagaagaatccaactccctagcctttgcaccaacccatttcgtttcttgtaggcacataatgttaatcttcctccttgtcatggtgtccaccacctccatggactttcctgttagagtgcctatgttccatgtcccaaatctcaaccttctgtcgcttcgacctttaccttttactttgtgaactagcttattgaccctcgtccgttcacgaaaaTGCGAGAACCCttactcatttaacactacatccgggcaccgattcaacggctcttgctttgacaccgtactcgagccatacggcgcattgcttccgggcaacgacctagctttagcgcaataatgtctttgattcatgcTATGGAagttcggctatatttttatgttggttgccgaagacctaacacaaccctcctcctttatccgggctctccaatataaaaaaaagacatgaaagattttatgtatttgtttttattgtttaaaagatACATATATCACTTTAAAATATGCGTACTGCGTCAACCTGAATACCCGATTATCCTTCATTGGTTTCTTTGATATCGCATGTATTTTCAAATAATGAAAATGATGTTAGGTTTGTCTTTCGAATGTTAAATTGACATTATCATATTATACACATATTTTAAGCCTAAAGTTGTTACTTGTATCTTTCGGGAACTAAACTCATTTCCATCTTTCAAAGGCCAAACTTATGCTGGATGTTTCGATACAAGGGACTAAATAACTTGTTTACTCTTGATTTAACCATGGTTAATGTAGGGTGTGATGTGAATCGGTGTGAATGTGATGTATAATTAAAATGCTACAATACAATAAGTTATAGGAGCTTAACAATAGATAATAAGTTTAAAACATTGAAAAAGGCAACAGCACAAATTAGAAtgacataaatattaaataaattttgaccAAGGGCACTGTTACTAGCACAGCTTCAGTCACCAATGGAAACGAAAGAAGCCCGTATGACATTCTTGGAAACTCACGGGCACTTTCTTTGAATGTAGGAAGCACCTTGTTCTTCATACCTATTGTATCAACAGGGGAAAAGATCAAATTTAAGAAAGTTACTTTAAGTCATTGAGAAATAAGGAAATAAATGCCAAAAAAAGATTAGAATGTTACAATCTAAACTAGAGTTCAGATGTGGGGTTTGAATTTCATGGAAGTGAGCAAAACGATTGCATAACTGAGATGTCGCAATCAATTGATAGTTTAATTACTACTTACTCAGACTTGGAGAACCACATCTGCTGGAAGGAGCCTAGAGACGCCAGTATGCTTCCCCCTATCCAAACACTGCATATAGAGTTACCATCTTGATTTAATGGGCAGTCTTATATGAATCACAATAAAAATTACTTATGAAGAATGAGGGGAAAACTGTAGGGAGAGGGACAGAGATATATCACACCTGAACCTTCTTTCAGTTGCATTTCCACTTGCGAATACTTTTACCCTAGCAGCTTGAGGGGACTCCTAAAAACAGAAATTATAGATAGGTCAATTTTTATGCTATAAAAAATGTCATGTTCCAGAAAATGAAATATATAGTTTagtaaaaacataaaatatttttttctataaataaaaacttttatGACCAGAAAAAAGAATGTCAATGTGTCTTAGTCAAACAGCACTGTAGTATCTTGTCAAAGATCATATTATCACTTATGGAAAAATCTCATTATGTAGATAAATTGAAATGTGATCCTCTGTAAATATCACCTCAAGTAACTCCTTCTCAATGCGTTCCTTCAATTGTTGCATTGAAGCTGTGCCACCAGTAAGCTGGGAGgtaaacaaaaataactttcaGCTGTGGCCAAACTTAATAGTACAAACCCAAatatggtggaacaccaaatTAATATTGTAGTTACCATTATGCTACCAAAGAGTTCTCTTCGGATATCAACATCACACTTATTAATACTATCTATAACCTGCACATATTCAGAAGAACTACCAAAATCATGACCACGAGAGAAAGTTCTGAACTCTGAGTGCTTAATAGTTAATACATGCTAAATGAaggaaaaagattaaaataacaCTATATACCATTTTTGGAAGACCACGAACTGAATGAGCAATTTCAGCAAAGCTCTCCATGCCCGGTATTGTCTGTGATATACAATGTAGTAGTAAAGCACGCAGGAGCAACACAGAAGGGAACAAAAGACCATTTCCCCGAAGGTTCTTGATTTAGATTTTTTGAGtgaatgtttaaaaaaaaacaaaaaaacttatcgtaacatttaaaaaaaaggtcCAAAAATTGTCCAAGTGATAGTTCCGCAATTCAATCTGACAACAAATCATATTACTCTTCAACCTCCTAATACTAAAATATTTCCAACTCCAGTATGCattgacaaatttttaaaagaagtgTGCCATGTGAGAAATTCTTTAAGACAAACTAATGCAACAATCGATGCATATACAAGCCACACACCTGAACCAGCGATGGATTAAAAAGAATATCAGGAATCTTGAATCTGTCGGATCCAATTTCAATTATCCTGTGTGATCCATGAAATTCAAGTCATAAAATACAGCAAATAAACCAGAGCGAAGAAGATTAGGCTTCAAACCCAAACGGATGTTAGTATGAAGCAGATAATTCAAAGTCGGAACCATAATGAATGATCCCTATTTTAGAAAGAGTAAAGTTAGACTCACTGGCCATCAGGAAGCTCATATGAGGTCATTGGAATGTTAGAATATGAACTCTCTgccaaataaaaaagtaaaaccatgAACAGCATGACATACATTAAGTATCTAttttaaagaaaacaaagaactTCGCAAATGGGATTCAAAACATGATATGAATTTATATAAGTTGGAAGTCATACCATCATATGGAGAATCTGGGGCTCGGCAGACACATTCCTTGATGTCACTAGCAATCACTCTCTGTCGCAATAAACAATCAGCATCTAAAGGACACAAGGCATATGAAAAAGAATAGTTGGAATGACTACAAACCTGGGAGTAGAGTTTGTAGCTTTCAGTTGTATGAGGAAAATCAAGGTTTACAGTCTGGCATTTAGAGAAAAATGGAGGGTAAATAAGAATTACTCTTAACTCATGAATTTGATTGAAGTGATTTGTGATTCTGTAGACATGTAATTTCCACCCTTAATGCCCTTGAGTTTCAAGCTTTGGCATTGTGGAAGTGCCAAGTGCCAACCTTTGTGATATATTATACTGTAGAAAAACATATTATTACCAAGTACCATGAAATTACAGTGTACCTGAATATTTCCTGGCCGTATTTCCTTTTTCTTGAATGCATACCTCGGTTTTATCTATAGTAAATTTTTTagggaaaaaaaagagtaaGTACATATATGCCCTCCTTGCTCTAGATGACCAcggaaaaaattaaataaggcTAATGTTTTGTTACTCACTGTGATACCTTTGCCTTCCAAACTTTTCATCAAGCAATCTGTCAGAAATTCTCCTCCAATGGGAGAAGTTGTCACAGCCTATTCTTGCAAACATAAAAACATAAGCAGACACATGATACCCAAACAAACAATAAGTACAAACATAAACACGTATCTAATACAATAAATCCCTTCGATCGTTCTAAATTATACTAAATCATATTTTCAAGGGAAAAGAATGAAAGATAAACACACGAAGgcagatgaaaaaaaaaacattttaataTTGAAATAGCTAGAATCGATGCAACTTGTATTTCAACACCTTGGAATCATCAACTAGAACATGCATTAGTGCCTTACATTAAACTAAATGGTCAATTATATTATCACAAATTATACAATCTAACAGCTATATTTTCTTGCCATAATCAGATTTTTGGTACACGGGCTAAAAGCTTCGTAACCAGTTAAATAGCTTACACATTTTTTCCTATAAACAATTAGCTTGACAAATGATTTCTGTTTGATAGGCTAGCAACAATACCTTTTGAAGAACATAACCATCAAGCACTGGGGCAACGGTTGTTGATCCTCCACCACTGAgtattgaaataaaaaagaaaagtagaaatcAGCAACTGAATATCACATTGCAAATGAAATAGAAGCTAGATCAAAGATTGAAGTGCTGAAAATTAAAACCAAACCACAACCAAACTCGTAAGAAGACATTCACATTGTACATCAATACTGAGAAACAACCAAGTTATTAGTCACCAACTCGAAAGACCCTTACCCATCAATTACTAATGATGTAGCGCGCCCTGATGCGAATGATGTGAGGACCTGGTGTTAAGAGATATATGTGTTCATTAATTTGTTGACGGATTCATGGTGTCAAGGCATCAATGCAGGGGGAACAAAAAGTTTTTTTCTTCTGAGACTAATTTTATATTGCTAGCCTACACAGAGCAGGAAAGAACAAGTCACTTACAGCATTCTTGGCCAAAAACAATGCAGGtactttgtatttttcaaaCATCAGCTCTGCTGTCCTGACAAATTGACAATAAAATGAAGATGAAATCAACAGTTTGATAATGGAACCAAATGTCTAACTGTATTACCAAAAGCCAAAAACCAGAAGAGGGAAAAAAATTGCAGAATACCTTTCTCTCTGCTCTTGAGTATTATTACATGGCTCAGAAAGTAGCATTGGACGCTCTTTAGGATCAACCAATAGACAATCCCTGAAAATCAGCTAATAGTAATAGTAATATAAGACACAGAACAGATAAATTTCACAAAAgaacaatatttaaaaagaattgaaaagcaCGATCATGATACATGGATTGGCAAGCATAGTGACATTTCGGATAAAAAGTATGTCCTAGGATAAACagaaatattttataacaagtGTCAGctatttaacataaaataacagaaaataatGATCCTATTTACCGAAAAAGGGAAATAATACCATACTGCAGACTACAGACAGATTAGGTAATCAGCAACAACCTCAAAGCATGATCCCATATGTTGTCTACAATATTCCAGTCAGCAACAACTCCATTCTTCAGTGGTGACAGCACCTAATAGACATAACAGATAAAGATGATGGAAATGATTAATTTTGACATAACTGAATAACATTATAGCATAAGTTAACAGCGGTTTCAAAGCATTACCTCCATGTAGTCTCTGCGATACCCCAAGGACTGG
The genomic region above belongs to Arachis duranensis cultivar V14167 chromosome 3, aradu.V14167.gnm2.J7QH, whole genome shotgun sequence and contains:
- the LOC107478722 gene encoding actin-related protein 4, which encodes MYGGDEVSAIVIDLGSHTCKAGYAGEDAPKAVFPSVVGAIDQMDINGHGDCEENLGAAAELPNNAKNLDSDKTKGKCKLYVGSQSLGYRRDYMEVLSPLKNGVVADWNIVDNIWDHALRDCLLVDPKERPMLLSEPCNNTQEQRERTAELMFEKYKVPALFLAKNAVLTSFASGRATSLVIDGGGGSTTVAPVLDGYVLQKAVTTSPIGGEFLTDCLMKSLEGKGITIKPRYAFKKKEIRPGNIQTVNLDFPHTTESYKLYSQRVIASDIKECVCRAPDSPYDESSYSNIPMTSYELPDGQIIEIGSDRFKIPDILFNPSLVQTIPGMESFAEIAHSVRGLPKMVIDSINKCDVDIRRELFGSIMLTGGTASMQQLKERIEKELLEESPQAARVKVFASGNATERRFSVWIGGSILASLGSFQQMWFSKSEYEEQGASYIQRKCP